In Xiphophorus maculatus strain JP 163 A chromosome 18, X_maculatus-5.0-male, whole genome shotgun sequence, a single genomic region encodes these proteins:
- the ppm1l gene encoding protein phosphatase 1L isoform X3, with protein sequence MLDKLSANYNEAGTTCLVALLSDKELIVANVGDSRGVLCDKDGNAIPLSHDHKPYQLKERKRIKKAGGFISFNGSWRVQGILAMSRSLGDYPLKNLNVIVPDPDIMSFDLNKLQPEFMILASDGLWDTFSNEEAVRFIRERLDEPHFGAKSIVLQSFYRGCPDNITVMVVKFKGKTGEKK encoded by the exons GCACTACTTGTCTGGTGGCTCTGCTGTCGGATAAGGAGTTGATAGTGGCCAACGTCGGAGACTCCCGGGGGGTTCTGTGCGATAAAGACGGCAATGCCATTCCTCTGTCACATGACCACAAACCTTACCAGCTCAAGGAACGCAAGAGGATCAAGAAGGCCG GCGGTTTCATCAGCTTCAACGGTTCGTGGCGTGTCCAGGGCATCCTCGCCATGTCCCGCTCTCTGGGCGACTATCCGCTGAAAAACCTCAACGTGATCGTCCCCGACCCCGACATCATGTCCTTTGACCTCAACAAGCTGCAGCCAGAGTTCATGATCCTGGCCTCGGATGGCCTGTGGGACACCTTCAGCAACGAGGAGGCAGTCCGCTTCATCAGGGAGCGACTGGACGAGCCGCACTTCGGAGCCAAGAGCATTGTCCTCCAGTCCTTCTACCGCGGCTGCCCCGACAACATCACCGTCATGGTGGTCAAGTTTAAAGGCAAGACGGGTGAAAAAAAGTAA
- the arl14 gene encoding ADP-ribosylation factor-like protein 14, translating to MGTRGSKPKKQVQVLLLGLDGSGKTTLLYKLKYNESVVTVPTVGFNVEMLETDRGSPGLTVWDVGGQRKMRPHWKHHFLDTAGLVFVVDSADRKRLDEARKELHRILRNHSLKGVPLVILANKQDLPGALSPETLCQELDLRRACEGRAWFIQPCSATMGVGLEEGFRRMVYLMKNPLRQTQEDIKVKMRSKGFSFTIIKKAMVCGG from the exons ATGGGCACGCGTGGATCCAAGCCAAAGAAACAAGTGCAGGTCCTCCTGCTGGGTCTGGACGGCTCGGGAAAGACCACCCTGCTCTACAAGCTCAAGTACAACGAGAGCGTCGTCACGGTTCCGACTGTGGGATTCAACGTGGAGATGCTGGAGACGGACAGGGGAAGCCCAGGACTGACTGTGTGGGACGTCGGGGGCCAGAGGAAGATGAGGCCCCACTGGAAGCATCACTTCCTGGACACAGCTGGGCTGGTGTTTGTGGTGGACAGCGCGGATCGGAAGCGACTGGACGAGGCCCGCAAGGAGCTGCACCGG ATCTTGAGGAACCACAGTCTAAAAGGAGTTCCCCTTGTGATTCTGGCCAACAAACAGGACCTTCCAGGAGCTCTGAGCCCAGAAACACTCTGCCAGGAACTGGACCTGAGGAGAGCGTGCGAAGGCAGAGCGTGGTTCATCCAGCCCTGTTCAGCCACCATGGGAGTGGGTCTTGAAGAAGGTTTTAGAAGGATGGTCTACCTAATGAAAAACCCACTGAGACAGACTCAAGAGGACATTAAGGTGAAGATGAGGTCCAAAGGATTTAGTTTCACAATAATCAAAAAAGCTATGGTCTGTGGCGGCTGA